From the genome of Methylocystis heyeri:
ACGATCGTGGCCTCCCCCAAAAAGGGAGGCTTCGGCAACCCACAAAGCGAACGCGTCTACCGGGTTCGCTTTGTTTCAGTCCTTCGACCCGAGCGGGAAGAGGGCGAAAGAGACGGCCGTACCTTGGCACGGCGGCCGCATAATAATGGAGAGAGCCAATGTATCATCGCAATAAGAAGCGCCGCTTCGGCCGCACTCACGAGCATCGCAAGGCGATGTTCGCCAATATGGCCCAGGCGCTCATCAAGCACGAGCAGATCGTCACCACCCTTCCCAAGGCCAAGGATCTGCGTCCGATCGTGGAGAAGCTGGTCACGCTCGGCAAGCGCGGCGATCTGCATGCGCGCCGTCAGGCCATCGCCCAGATCAAGGATGTCGCTCTGGTCAGGAAGCTGTTCGACGTGCTGGGTCCGCGCTACAAGGAGCGCAATGGCGGCTACACCCGCGTGCTCAAGGCCGGCTTCCGCTACGGCGACAACGCCCCGCTCGCGGTGATCGAATTCGTCGATCGCGACGTCGACGCCAAGGGCAAGGATTCCGGCCCGGTGCAGACCGCGGAAGAAGCGGCGTAAGGCCGATAGCGCCCCCTAGAGCGTATTCATGTTTCATGGAAACGCGAATATGCTCTAAGTTTTTGTTTTAACGCGCTTCCCGCGCCGAGCCGGCGTCCACTTCGGCTGGAAACGCTTTAGATTTGAAGGCGGTCCGAAAAACGGGCCGCCTTCTTTGCTTTGAAGCCTCTTCGCGGGCTATTTGGGTTCCAGCGGCGCGTTCAATATCCATCGGTGGCCAAAGGGATCGCGCAAGGAGGCGTAGCGCGTGCCCCAGAAGGAATTGGTCGGTTGGGTTTCGATCTTGGCGCCGAGTTTCGCCGCCCGGGCGCAGACCTCGTCGATCTGCTCGGGCGCGTCATATTCCAGGCTGACGGAAACGGTGGCGAGATCCGCCGGCACGGGGGTTCGGCATTGCCCGAACTCCGGAAAAGCGTCGGCGAGCATTACCGAGCCGCCGTTGATCGTGAGTTCGCAATGGGCGATGCGCAGGCCGTCAACGGAAGGCATGAGGGCGCGTTGCGTCGCGCCGAAGGCGCCGGCGTAAAAGCCGATGGCGGCCGCTGCAGGCGAGACGGTGAGATAGGGAGCAACCCTGGGGCGGGTCATCGGTCGTTTCCTTCCTTCAGGGCGACAGAATCGCCCCATTCAGCCTTCCGCATAATCTGAAACAATCCCTTATCGCGCTTTGCAAAGGTCTTCCGCTCCAGGCCCCGCGCCGTGCAGAGGCCGAGCTCCACGCCCCATTTGCTGGAGCGCGGCGGCGCCAGGACGCGCGCGCCCTTTTCGCTCTCCGCCTGCGACGGTTTGAACGCCACGAGATAGCAGTATTTCTCGTCCTCGAAGGGGACCTCGCCGCCCTTTGCCAGCATATGGTCGCGCGAGCGCGGAAGCCGCGCCGCGAAATGGCACCAATCCGGCTCCGTCATCGGGCAGGCGGAATCATGCGGGCAAGGCAGGCCGACTTTTGCGCCGAGCTCGATCAGGCGCCGCCGCAAGCCCATCAGGCGGGCGTGATCGCGGGGCGTGCCCGGCTCGACGAGGACCAGAGCGCCGCGCGCGCGCGTCCACAGCGCTTCGGCGACCTCCTCGAGGGCGCGGTCCGGGATTTCCGTCAGGGCATAGCTGGCGACGACCAGATCCGCCTCGCCTTCTCCGGCCGGAATGTCATCGAGATCGGCGGTCAGCAGCGCGGCTTCGGCCAGCGCGGCGTGCCGGCTCGAAGCCTTGAGCCTTGCAGCGAGAGCGAGGAACTCGGGGCTTCTGTCCAAAAGGCGGATCGTCTCCATCGCCGGCCAGGACTCGAGCGCGGCGAGGGCGGCGCTGGCGAGGCCGCAGCCGGCGTCGAGCAGGCTGCGGGGAGAGAAGTCGGGCGCCTCCTCCAAGATCCTGCGCATGACGGCGGCGTTGACCGCGAAGGTCGCGGGCAGCCGGGTCAGGGCGTAGGCGAGGGCGTCGTCATCCTCGCGCAGCAGTTCCCGGGAGGTTTTTCGGGCGCGAAAACCCGCCGAGATGCGCGCCGCGCGCTCGGCCAGCTCCTTGCGGGCGCGCCCTTCGAGGAGCTGCGCGATCGCAGCCGAAAGCTCCGCGGGGAGAGCCGCCCGGGCGGTCGAGGCTCCATGCTGATTCATGGCCGATATATACTTCCACGAGGCGCGGGATGCGCGTAAAAGAGCCTCAATTGTTGTCGAAGCCGCCGCAACGCGGCGAGAGGATGGGAAATGTCAGCGAATTCTGCCGCGCCGCGCACTCTTTACGATAAAATCTGGGACGACCACGTCGTCGACAGCCAGGCGGACGGTTCCTGTCTCCTCTATATCGACCGCCATCTCATTCACGAGGTCACCAGCCCGCAAGCCTTTGAAGGCCTGCGGGTGAGCGGCCGGAAGGTCCATGCGCCGACCAAGACCCTGGCCGTCGTCGATCATAATGTGCCGACCACCGACCGCTCGAAGCCGATCGAAGACCCCGAGAGCCGCGCCCAGGTCGGGCAGCTCGCCGTCAACGCCGCCGAATTCGGCGTGGAATATTACAATGAACACGACCACCGTCAGGGCGTGGTGCATATCGTCGGGCCGGAACAGGGCTTCACTTTGCCGGGCACGACCATCGTCTGCGGCGACAGCCACACCTCGACCCATGGCGCCTTCGGCGCGCTCGCCCATGGCATCGGCACTTCCGAGGTCGAGCATGTGCTGGCGACCCAGACCCTGATCCAGAAGAAAGCCGCCAATATGCTGGTGCGCGTCGACGGCAAGCTCGCCCCCGGCGCGACCGCAAAGGACATCGTGCTCGCCATCATCGGGGAAATCGGCACGGCCGGCGGCACCGGCCATGTGATCGAATATGCCGGCGAGGCCATCCGCGACCTTTCCATGGAAGGCCGCATGACCGTCT
Proteins encoded in this window:
- a CDS encoding small ribosomal subunit Rsm22 family protein, giving the protein MNQHGASTARAALPAELSAAIAQLLEGRARKELAERAARISAGFRARKTSRELLREDDDALAYALTRLPATFAVNAAVMRRILEEAPDFSPRSLLDAGCGLASAALAALESWPAMETIRLLDRSPEFLALAARLKASSRHAALAEAALLTADLDDIPAGEGEADLVVASYALTEIPDRALEEVAEALWTRARGALVLVEPGTPRDHARLMGLRRRLIELGAKVGLPCPHDSACPMTEPDWCHFAARLPRSRDHMLAKGGEVPFEDEKYCYLVAFKPSQAESEKGARVLAPPRSSKWGVELGLCTARGLERKTFAKRDKGLFQIMRKAEWGDSVALKEGNDR
- the rplQ gene encoding 50S ribosomal protein L17, translated to MYHRNKKRRFGRTHEHRKAMFANMAQALIKHEQIVTTLPKAKDLRPIVEKLVTLGKRGDLHARRQAIAQIKDVALVRKLFDVLGPRYKERNGGYTRVLKAGFRYGDNAPLAVIEFVDRDVDAKGKDSGPVQTAEEAA
- a CDS encoding VOC family protein, with product MTRPRVAPYLTVSPAAAAIGFYAGAFGATQRALMPSVDGLRIAHCELTINGGSVMLADAFPEFGQCRTPVPADLATVSVSLEYDAPEQIDEVCARAAKLGAKIETQPTNSFWGTRYASLRDPFGHRWILNAPLEPK